In Anas platyrhynchos isolate ZD024472 breed Pekin duck chromosome 7, IASCAAS_PekinDuck_T2T, whole genome shotgun sequence, one genomic interval encodes:
- the LOC113844155 gene encoding carnosine N-methyltransferase 2 isoform X2 produces MRSLTAEEYVEAFKSFLDHSTEHQCMDEFNKEEMPRIMAGLGNGKSTINVLGVGSGTGEQDLKMLRILQAAHPGVLINNEIVEPNPQHVAAYKELVNQAPDLQGVSFIWHQLTSSEYEQQVKEKCINKKFDFIHMIQMLYRVEDIPNTIKFFHSCLDHQGKLLIIILSDSSGWASLWKKYRHCLPSTDSGHYITSDGITAVLRRLGIQYRVHEFPSGWDITECFVEGDPAGGQMMDFLTGTKNFLGTAPPALRRRLQEALCQPECSSKKDGRVIFCNNLSMIVVES; encoded by the exons ATGAGAAGTCTCACGGCTGAGGAGTACGTAGAGGCCTTTAAGTCATTTTTGGATCATTCGACGGAGCACCAGTGCATGGATGAGTTCAACAAGGAAGAAATGCCTCGCATCATGGCAGG CCTCGGCAATGGAAAATCCACGATAAATGTTCTGGGCGTGGGGAGCGGCACAG GTGAACAGGATTTGAAAATGCTCAGGATCCTGCAGGCTGCACATCCAGGGGTCCTTATTAACAACGAAATCGTAGAGCCCAACCCACAGCACGTGGCTGCTTACAAAG AGCTAGTTAATCAAGCTCCAGATCTGCAGGGTGTCTCCTTTATTTGGCACCAGCTCACTTCCTCAGAGTATGAACAACAAGTGAAAGAGAAATGCATAAACAAGAAATTTGACTTCATACATATGATTCAG ATGCTGTACCGTGTGGAAGATATTCCTAATACCATCAAGTTTTTCCACAGCTGCCTCGACCACCAGGGTAAACTCCTGATCATAATTTTGTCAG ACAGCAGCGGGTGGGCCAGCTTGTGGAAGAAGTACAGGCACTGCTTGCCTTCAACCGACAGCGGCCACTACATCACCTCCGACGGCATCACAGCTGTTTTGAGGAGGCTCGGCATCCAGTACCGTGTCCATGAGTTCCCATCGGGCTGGGATATCACCGAGTGCTTTGTCGAGGGGGACCCAGCCGGAGGCCAAATGATGGATTTCCTGACAGGGACGAAAAATTTCCTGGGCACGGCCCCGCCGGCACTGCGGAGGCGTCTGCAAGAGGCTCTCTGCCAGCCCGAATGCAGCAGCAAGAAGGACGGGAGGGTCATTTTCTGCAACAACCTGAGTATGATCGTAGTTGAATCCTAG
- the LOC113844155 gene encoding carnosine N-methyltransferase 2 isoform X1, translating to MEPAPEMKRNRFPSMNFEAEILAAPHDNSELYVVPSMRSLTAEEYVEAFKSFLDHSTEHQCMDEFNKEEMPRIMAGLGNGKSTINVLGVGSGTGEQDLKMLRILQAAHPGVLINNEIVEPNPQHVAAYKELVNQAPDLQGVSFIWHQLTSSEYEQQVKEKCINKKFDFIHMIQMLYRVEDIPNTIKFFHSCLDHQGKLLIIILSDSSGWASLWKKYRHCLPSTDSGHYITSDGITAVLRRLGIQYRVHEFPSGWDITECFVEGDPAGGQMMDFLTGTKNFLGTAPPALRRRLQEALCQPECSSKKDGRVIFCNNLSMIVVES from the exons ATGGAGCCAGCCCCCGAGATGAAGAG GAATAGGTTCCCCAGCATGAACTTTGAAGCAGAGATTCTGGCAGCTCCACACGATAATTCAG AGCTATATGTGGTCCCCTCCATGAGAAGTCTCACGGCTGAGGAGTACGTAGAGGCCTTTAAGTCATTTTTGGATCATTCGACGGAGCACCAGTGCATGGATGAGTTCAACAAGGAAGAAATGCCTCGCATCATGGCAGG CCTCGGCAATGGAAAATCCACGATAAATGTTCTGGGCGTGGGGAGCGGCACAG GTGAACAGGATTTGAAAATGCTCAGGATCCTGCAGGCTGCACATCCAGGGGTCCTTATTAACAACGAAATCGTAGAGCCCAACCCACAGCACGTGGCTGCTTACAAAG AGCTAGTTAATCAAGCTCCAGATCTGCAGGGTGTCTCCTTTATTTGGCACCAGCTCACTTCCTCAGAGTATGAACAACAAGTGAAAGAGAAATGCATAAACAAGAAATTTGACTTCATACATATGATTCAG ATGCTGTACCGTGTGGAAGATATTCCTAATACCATCAAGTTTTTCCACAGCTGCCTCGACCACCAGGGTAAACTCCTGATCATAATTTTGTCAG ACAGCAGCGGGTGGGCCAGCTTGTGGAAGAAGTACAGGCACTGCTTGCCTTCAACCGACAGCGGCCACTACATCACCTCCGACGGCATCACAGCTGTTTTGAGGAGGCTCGGCATCCAGTACCGTGTCCATGAGTTCCCATCGGGCTGGGATATCACCGAGTGCTTTGTCGAGGGGGACCCAGCCGGAGGCCAAATGATGGATTTCCTGACAGGGACGAAAAATTTCCTGGGCACGGCCCCGCCGGCACTGCGGAGGCGTCTGCAAGAGGCTCTCTGCCAGCCCGAATGCAGCAGCAAGAAGGACGGGAGGGTCATTTTCTGCAACAACCTGAGTATGATCGTAGTTGAATCCTAG